In Notolabrus celidotus isolate fNotCel1 chromosome 8, fNotCel1.pri, whole genome shotgun sequence, a genomic segment contains:
- the rbmx gene encoding RNA-binding motif protein, X chromosome isoform X2: MAEADRPGKLFIGGLNTETTEKALEQYFSKYGRIVEVLLMKDRETNKSRGFAFVTFETPADAKDAAREMNGKSLDGKPIKVEQATKPQFESSGRREFSRSRGPPRGPRGSRGGPGGMRSPPPREPFFKGMSSRGPPLKRGPPVRNGGPPPKRTASSVPMNRPPMSRDRDPYGPPTPRRDSMMSRRDDFSSPRDDHYNSKDRYSSGDYNSRDSRDYGPPPREYSYREYSNSSSRDDYGSMSRGYSDRDGYGGGRETRYMDRSSGGSYRESYEGYGNSRGAPPARGPPPSYGGSSGSSRYDDYGSSSRDGYGSRDSYPSSRSDPYPPSRGERMGRQERGPAPPVERGYPPRDSYSGSSRGGPRGGRGGNRPDRGMSRNRY, from the exons ATGGCAGAGGCAGACCGACCTGGGAAGCTCTTCATCGGTGGACTGAACACCGAAACCACCGAGAAGGCCCTGGAGCAGTACTTCAGCAAATATGGCAGGATTGTGGAAG TTCTTTTGATGAAAGACCGGGAAACCAACAAATCAAGAGGCTTCGCTTTTGTTACATTTGAAACTCCAGCTGATGCAAAGGATGCAGCACGGGAGATGAATGGAAAG TCTCTTGATGGCAAGCCAATCAAAGTGGAACAAGCTACTAAGCCCCAGTTTGAGAGTTCTGGCAGGCGAGAGTTCTCCCGCAGCCGTGGTCCACCCAGAGGCCCACGTGGTTCCAGGGGTGGTCCTGGTGGTATGAGAAGCCCACCACCAAGAG AACCCTTCTTTAAAGGAATGTCATCCAGAGGACCGCCATTGAAGAGAGGACCCCCGGTTCGAAATGGAGGTCCACCACCAAAGAGAACTGCCTCTTCTGTCCCCATGAACAGAC CCCCCATGTCAAGGGACAGGGATCCCTATGGTCCACCCACACCTCGCAGGGACTCCATGATGTCCAGGAGGGATGATTTTTCATCACCAAGAGATGACCATTACAACTCAAAAGACAG ATACTCGAGTGGGGATTATAACTCAAGAGATTCAAGAGACTACGGCCCTCCACCCCGAGAATATTCATACAGAGAATACTCCAATTCCAGCTCCAGAGATGACTATGGGTCAATGTCCAGAGGCTACAG tGACAGAGATGGCTATGGTGGAGGCCGCGAAACAAGATATATGGACCGTTCCAGTGGTGGCTCCTACAGAGAGTCATATGAAGGTTACG GTAACTCTCGTGGCGCCCCACCTGCAAGGGGCCCCCCACCATCCTATGGTGGGAGCAGTGGAAGCAGTCGTTACGATGACTATGGCAGCAGTTCCCGGGATGGCTATGGCAGTCGAGACAGTTACCCCAGCAGTCGGAGTGACCCATATCCACCTAGCCGTGGTGAGCGAATGGGCAGGCAGGAGAGGGGCCCGGCTCCCCCTGTTGAGAGAGGCTACCCTCCTCGTGATTCATACAGTGGCTCAAGTCGTGGAGGGCCACGTGGTGGCCGCGGTGGCAATCGACCCGATAGAGGAATGTCTCGCAACAGATACTGA
- the rbmx gene encoding RNA-binding motif protein, X chromosome isoform X1, translating into MAEADRPGKLFIGGLNTETTEKALEQYFSKYGRIVEVLLMKDRETNKSRGFAFVTFETPADAKDAAREMNGKSLDGKPIKVEQATKPQFESSGRREFSRSRGPPRGPRGSRGGPGGMRSPPPRDYYDNSGNVEPFFKGMSSRGPPLKRGPPVRNGGPPPKRTASSVPMNRPPMSRDRDPYGPPTPRRDSMMSRRDDFSSPRDDHYNSKDRYSSGDYNSRDSRDYGPPPREYSYREYSNSSSRDDYGSMSRGYSDRDGYGGGRETRYMDRSSGGSYRESYEGYGNSRGAPPARGPPPSYGGSSGSSRYDDYGSSSRDGYGSRDSYPSSRSDPYPPSRGERMGRQERGPAPPVERGYPPRDSYSGSSRGGPRGGRGGNRPDRGMSRNRY; encoded by the exons ATGGCAGAGGCAGACCGACCTGGGAAGCTCTTCATCGGTGGACTGAACACCGAAACCACCGAGAAGGCCCTGGAGCAGTACTTCAGCAAATATGGCAGGATTGTGGAAG TTCTTTTGATGAAAGACCGGGAAACCAACAAATCAAGAGGCTTCGCTTTTGTTACATTTGAAACTCCAGCTGATGCAAAGGATGCAGCACGGGAGATGAATGGAAAG TCTCTTGATGGCAAGCCAATCAAAGTGGAACAAGCTACTAAGCCCCAGTTTGAGAGTTCTGGCAGGCGAGAGTTCTCCCGCAGCCGTGGTCCACCCAGAGGCCCACGTGGTTCCAGGGGTGGTCCTGGTGGTATGAGAAGCCCACCACCAAGAG ACTACTATGATAATTCAGGGAATGTAGAACCCTTCTTTAAAGGAATGTCATCCAGAGGACCGCCATTGAAGAGAGGACCCCCGGTTCGAAATGGAGGTCCACCACCAAAGAGAACTGCCTCTTCTGTCCCCATGAACAGAC CCCCCATGTCAAGGGACAGGGATCCCTATGGTCCACCCACACCTCGCAGGGACTCCATGATGTCCAGGAGGGATGATTTTTCATCACCAAGAGATGACCATTACAACTCAAAAGACAG ATACTCGAGTGGGGATTATAACTCAAGAGATTCAAGAGACTACGGCCCTCCACCCCGAGAATATTCATACAGAGAATACTCCAATTCCAGCTCCAGAGATGACTATGGGTCAATGTCCAGAGGCTACAG tGACAGAGATGGCTATGGTGGAGGCCGCGAAACAAGATATATGGACCGTTCCAGTGGTGGCTCCTACAGAGAGTCATATGAAGGTTACG GTAACTCTCGTGGCGCCCCACCTGCAAGGGGCCCCCCACCATCCTATGGTGGGAGCAGTGGAAGCAGTCGTTACGATGACTATGGCAGCAGTTCCCGGGATGGCTATGGCAGTCGAGACAGTTACCCCAGCAGTCGGAGTGACCCATATCCACCTAGCCGTGGTGAGCGAATGGGCAGGCAGGAGAGGGGCCCGGCTCCCCCTGTTGAGAGAGGCTACCCTCCTCGTGATTCATACAGTGGCTCAAGTCGTGGAGGGCCACGTGGTGGCCGCGGTGGCAATCGACCCGATAGAGGAATGTCTCGCAACAGATACTGA